A single region of the Pontimicrobium sp. SW4 genome encodes:
- the moaCB gene encoding bifunctional molybdenum cofactor biosynthesis protein MoaC/MoaB, with protein sequence MDLFIRLFESTVQQINKSTMVDITHKSNTLREATAQAIVKVSKEDTIDAINNNTVPKGNVFAMSKAAGLLGVKKTPELLPDCHPLPIEYTAIDYDINGLEITITCTIKTIYKTGVEVEAMHGASIVALNMYDMLKPIDKGVEIHHIKLLKKKGGKSSFKNRFRDQLNAAVIVCSDTISAGQKEDKAGKAIIKKLEESNVAISEYLVIPDEKEVIQEKTKNYVSQGIDIVIFTGGTGLSKRDVTPEALEPLIERTIPGIEEAIRSYGQNRTPYSMLSRSVAGTIEKTLVLALPGSTNGAKESMDAIFPSVLHVFGILKGARHD encoded by the coding sequence GTGGATTTGTTTATTCGTTTATTCGAATCAACAGTTCAACAAATCAACAAATCAACAATGGTTGACATTACACATAAATCAAACACGCTCCGTGAAGCTACTGCGCAAGCTATAGTTAAAGTGAGCAAAGAAGACACTATTGATGCTATTAACAACAATACAGTGCCTAAGGGAAATGTATTTGCTATGAGTAAAGCGGCTGGTTTATTGGGAGTTAAAAAAACACCTGAGCTACTTCCTGATTGTCATCCTTTACCAATTGAATACACTGCGATTGACTATGACATAAACGGACTGGAAATCACCATCACTTGCACTATTAAAACCATCTATAAAACAGGTGTTGAGGTAGAGGCGATGCATGGTGCAAGCATTGTGGCTTTAAATATGTACGACATGCTTAAGCCTATAGATAAAGGCGTGGAAATTCATCATATTAAATTGTTAAAGAAAAAAGGAGGGAAGTCCAGTTTTAAAAACCGCTTTAGAGACCAATTAAATGCCGCAGTTATTGTGTGTTCTGATACTATTTCTGCTGGACAAAAAGAAGACAAAGCTGGTAAAGCAATTATTAAAAAGCTAGAAGAAAGTAATGTTGCAATTTCAGAATATCTTGTGATTCCTGATGAAAAAGAAGTCATTCAAGAGAAAACAAAAAACTATGTATCGCAAGGCATAGATATTGTTATTTTTACTGGAGGCACAGGTCTCTCAAAACGCGATGTGACACCTGAAGCATTAGAGCCACTCATTGAAAGAACTATCCCAGGAATTGAAGAAGCCATTAGAAGTTATGGCCAAAACCGAACGCCATATTCAATGCTATCAAGAAGTGTGGCGGGAACGATAGAAAAAACATTAGTTTTGGCATTACCTGGCTCAACTAATGGCGCAAAAGAATCAATGGACGCTATATTTCCATCAGTGCTTCATGTATTCGGAATTTTAAAAGGAGCAAGACACGACTAA
- a CDS encoding nitrate reductase cytochrome c-type subunit, producing the protein MKRLAVISFFILLFIAFIAVWNYSYKVGLEEAYVPVNSESHITLIPSETGVFERSEFALDYANMPIDENHQRTLQTYYNNRAFHGAPPSIPHPVKDERTMGGNTCLQCHQNGGFTEKFNAYAPVTPHPEMVNCKQCHVEQNTQTLFKETNFSKISIPKVGTNNALQGSPPIIPHQIQMRENCLSCHAGPSAPKEIRVSHPERINCRQCHVLNNKEVTDIGVFKRANNED; encoded by the coding sequence ATGAAGAGGTTAGCTGTAATATCTTTTTTTATACTATTATTTATAGCTTTTATAGCTGTTTGGAATTATAGCTACAAAGTTGGACTAGAAGAAGCCTATGTTCCTGTGAATAGTGAAAGTCATATAACATTAATTCCTTCAGAAACAGGAGTGTTTGAAAGATCAGAATTTGCTTTAGACTATGCAAATATGCCTATAGATGAAAATCATCAAAGAACTTTACAAACGTATTATAATAACAGGGCTTTTCATGGAGCGCCACCTAGTATTCCACACCCAGTAAAAGATGAACGTACTATGGGAGGAAATACATGTTTGCAATGCCATCAAAATGGAGGGTTTACAGAAAAATTTAATGCATATGCACCAGTTACGCCACATCCAGAAATGGTAAACTGTAAACAGTGCCATGTAGAGCAAAATACACAAACGCTATTTAAGGAAACTAATTTTAGTAAAATATCAATTCCAAAAGTAGGAACAAATAATGCCTTACAAGGAAGCCCGCCAATTATTCCGCATCAAATACAAATGCGAGAAAATTGTTTGTCTTGTCACGCAGGACCTAGTGCACCTAAAGAAATTAGAGTATCGCATCCCGAAAGAATTAATTGTAGACAATGTCATGTATTAAACAATAAAGAAGTTACAGATATTGGAGTGTTTAAAAGAGCTAATAATGAAGATTAA
- a CDS encoding HesA/MoeB/ThiF family protein, with amino-acid sequence MKKWEEIASFSVNMSRYNRHIILSDVGPEGQNKISNAKVLVIGAGGLGCPILQYLAAAGVGTLGIIDFDIVEVSNLQRQILFGTSSLGTNKALAAKERLEDLNPTIVIKTYKEALIPQNALELFKNYDIIVDGTDNFETRYLINDAAIITNKPVVYGAIYKFEGQVSVFNYNNGPSYRCLFPIAPKKGSVANCSEVGVLGVLPGIIGTMQANEALKIILGFDGVLSGQLFCYNSKTSETYTLKIKKLDSEIENVLSRKEHFKTQVFNFNCSSKNLSLNDLHEFENIQFIDVRELHEEPKIKLDNCIQIPLNQLNNNLDKISTTKTIIFFCQAGIRSRTAVEFLEKHNITNCFSLEEGAAAIIEQLKIKA; translated from the coding sequence ATGAAAAAGTGGGAAGAGATTGCTTCTTTCTCAGTAAACATGAGCAGATATAACAGACATATCATTTTATCAGATGTTGGTCCAGAAGGACAAAACAAAATATCAAATGCTAAAGTATTAGTTATTGGTGCTGGAGGTTTGGGTTGTCCAATATTACAATACTTAGCGGCGGCAGGAGTTGGGACTCTTGGTATAATTGACTTTGATATCGTTGAAGTATCTAATTTACAACGACAAATATTGTTTGGAACATCCTCTTTAGGAACCAATAAAGCTTTAGCGGCGAAAGAACGTCTAGAGGATCTAAACCCAACTATAGTTATCAAAACCTACAAAGAGGCTTTAATACCGCAAAATGCTTTAGAGTTATTTAAAAATTACGATATCATTGTGGATGGGACTGATAATTTTGAAACACGCTACCTAATTAATGATGCTGCAATAATAACCAATAAGCCTGTAGTTTATGGTGCTATTTATAAGTTTGAAGGCCAAGTGTCAGTTTTTAATTATAACAATGGCCCAAGTTATAGGTGTTTGTTCCCTATAGCTCCTAAAAAAGGATCTGTTGCCAATTGTTCTGAAGTTGGAGTTCTTGGTGTGTTGCCAGGAATTATTGGCACTATGCAAGCCAATGAAGCACTCAAAATAATTTTGGGATTTGATGGTGTATTGTCTGGACAATTATTCTGTTATAACTCAAAAACTAGCGAAACTTACACTTTAAAAATTAAAAAATTAGATTCTGAAATTGAGAACGTTTTGTCTAGAAAAGAGCATTTTAAAACACAAGTATTCAACTTTAACTGTAGCTCAAAAAATCTGTCATTAAATGATTTGCATGAGTTTGAAAATATTCAGTTTATAGACGTTAGAGAGCTTCATGAAGAACCAAAAATCAAATTAGATAATTGTATTCAGATTCCTTTAAACCAACTAAATAATAACCTTGATAAAATTTCAACAACTAAAACAATCATCTTTTTCTGTCAAGCAGGAATTAGAAGTAGGACAGCTGTTGAATTTCTTGAAAAACACAATATAACTAATTGCTTTAGTCTTGAAGAAGGTGCTGCGGCAATTATTGAACAACTAAAAATAAAAGCATGA
- the glp gene encoding gephyrin-like molybdotransferase Glp: MISIEQAISIVKNHTKSLNYIEERPLSDCLGLVLAKDVISSINMPPFRQSAMDGYAVNIHDSNQYKIIDEVKAGDGHQPTLLPGETVRIFTGAPVPDTANAIIIQEHVSVEKQILIANKPLALSANIRPLGEQTKKGDIALQKGTKLTPAGIGFLTSLGITEVIINKPLSIALVVTGNELAKSGEPLQYGQIYESNAIMLSSALRSLGYMNVEITTVGDDYQSTYNVLQNVVSNNDMVLVSGGISVGDYDFVGKALLDIGVEQLFYKVKQKPGKPLFFGKKDNAFVFALPGNPASALSCFYVYVAIALQRLSGNENFETLKIKAKSTSSFNKRGDRAQFLKAIYNNGKVAILEGQNSSMIHTFALANALVYIPENIHEINIDVTVDVILLPIN, from the coding sequence ATGATTTCAATAGAGCAAGCCATTTCAATAGTTAAAAATCATACAAAGTCTTTAAATTATATAGAAGAAAGGCCTTTAAGTGATTGTTTAGGGTTAGTATTAGCAAAAGATGTTATTTCTTCTATAAACATGCCACCTTTTAGACAATCTGCGATGGACGGTTATGCTGTTAACATACATGATTCTAACCAATACAAAATAATCGATGAAGTAAAGGCTGGCGATGGACATCAGCCAACATTACTTCCTGGAGAAACTGTGCGAATTTTTACTGGTGCTCCAGTACCTGATACTGCCAATGCCATTATTATTCAAGAGCATGTTTCAGTTGAGAAACAAATTCTTATAGCCAATAAACCATTGGCCTTAAGCGCCAACATTAGGCCTTTAGGAGAGCAAACTAAAAAAGGAGATATAGCCTTACAAAAAGGCACTAAATTAACACCAGCTGGAATTGGTTTTTTAACATCGCTTGGTATCACTGAGGTGATAATTAATAAACCCCTTTCCATTGCTTTAGTAGTTACAGGAAATGAGTTGGCAAAATCTGGAGAACCTCTTCAATATGGCCAAATCTATGAAAGCAATGCTATTATGTTGTCATCTGCTTTAAGGAGTTTAGGTTATATGAATGTGGAGATTACGACTGTAGGAGATGATTATCAAAGCACTTACAATGTATTGCAAAATGTCGTATCTAATAATGATATGGTTTTGGTGTCTGGAGGAATTTCTGTTGGTGATTATGATTTTGTGGGGAAGGCTTTACTAGACATTGGTGTTGAGCAACTCTTTTACAAAGTGAAGCAAAAACCTGGAAAACCTTTGTTTTTTGGAAAAAAAGACAATGCTTTTGTGTTTGCACTTCCAGGAAATCCAGCTTCAGCCTTAAGTTGCTTCTATGTGTATGTAGCTATTGCTTTGCAAAGACTATCTGGGAATGAAAACTTTGAAACTTTAAAAATTAAAGCTAAGTCCACATCAAGTTTTAATAAAAGAGGAGATAGAGCTCAATTTTTAAAAGCTATATATAATAATGGCAAAGTAGCGATTCTCGAAGGACAAAACTCTTCTATGATTCACACTTTTGCCTTAGCCAATGCATTAGTATATATCCCAGAAAATATTCATGAAATTAACATTGATGTTACTGTTGATGTCATTCTACTTCCAATAAACTAA
- the moaA gene encoding GTP 3',8-cyclase MoaA translates to MTNSNNILTDSFGREHTYLRISLTELCNLRCTYCMPAEGIQLSPRSHIMNFDEVYSIAKTFVDHGVTKIRLTGGEPLVRRDVDVILKKLASLPVELSMTTNAVIVDRYIDLLKECNIMNLNVSLDSLDAVKFKEITRRNDFEKVIKNMHLLIQEGFNVKLNAVLIKDFNDNEIIDFINLSKDLPISVRFIEFMPFDGNKWDKGKMVSYVEVMEKVNSSFDVSKVIRLQDAPNDTSKNYKIEGYKGSFAIISSVTNPFCDSCNRIRLTANGRLKNCLFSAGESDLLTPLREGKDITPMIQKAVHSKLKIRGGMDTMEKLEAPDLHGKNRSMITIGG, encoded by the coding sequence ATGACAAACTCAAACAACATATTAACCGATTCATTTGGACGAGAACATACGTATTTACGTATTTCACTAACCGAATTATGCAACTTGCGATGTACCTATTGCATGCCAGCTGAAGGGATTCAATTATCACCAAGGTCACACATCATGAATTTTGATGAGGTTTATTCAATTGCCAAAACATTTGTTGACCATGGTGTGACTAAAATAAGACTAACTGGTGGGGAGCCATTAGTAAGGCGTGATGTAGATGTTATTCTTAAAAAATTAGCATCACTCCCAGTAGAACTTTCTATGACTACCAATGCTGTAATTGTAGATCGTTATATAGACTTACTGAAGGAATGTAATATTATGAATCTTAACGTGAGTTTAGACTCTTTAGATGCTGTAAAATTCAAGGAGATTACACGTAGGAACGACTTTGAAAAGGTCATAAAAAATATGCACTTATTAATACAAGAAGGCTTTAATGTAAAGTTAAATGCTGTATTAATTAAAGACTTTAACGACAATGAAATTATAGATTTTATCAACCTCAGTAAAGATCTACCAATTTCAGTTCGTTTTATAGAATTTATGCCTTTTGATGGTAATAAATGGGACAAAGGGAAAATGGTGTCGTATGTAGAAGTCATGGAAAAAGTAAATTCATCTTTTGATGTTTCCAAAGTAATTCGTTTACAAGATGCACCTAACGATACGTCTAAAAATTATAAAATCGAAGGCTACAAAGGGTCGTTTGCTATTATTAGTTCGGTAACCAATCCGTTTTGCGATTCTTGTAATCGTATTAGATTAACTGCTAACGGTCGTTTAAAAAATTGTTTGTTTTCGGCAGGAGAATCGGATTTATTAACACCACTTCGCGAAGGGAAAGACATTACTCCAATGATTCAAAAAGCTGTGCACTCAAAACTTAAAATTCGTGGTGGTATGGATACTATGGAGAAACTAGAAGCACCTGATTTACACGGTAAAAACAGAAGTATGATTACTATTGGTGGTTAA
- a CDS encoding cytochrome c3 family protein — protein MKIKNLYIIFFTLMLTMMSCKHGENEYHSITDKIEAESKNYHGTTISSEKFLEEIHTIEITEGSHTFLIPERKSQIKSFACIECHSKPLQEMQKNSDSKKAHWDITLVHANEDIMNCITCHNPNNMDDLKSLTGKSIDFNNSYRLCSQCHTKQFDDWKGGAHGKRIAGWAPPRASFTCVNCHNPHDPHFKSKWPARFNTQKLKERE, from the coding sequence ATGAAGATTAAAAACTTATATATCATTTTTTTTACTCTAATGCTTACAATGATGTCTTGTAAGCATGGAGAAAATGAATACCATAGTATTACTGATAAAATTGAAGCAGAAAGTAAAAATTATCATGGAACTACAATTTCTTCAGAAAAATTTCTTGAAGAAATTCATACAATAGAAATTACCGAAGGGTCACATACATTTTTAATTCCAGAGCGTAAAAGTCAAATTAAATCATTTGCTTGTATTGAATGTCACTCAAAACCACTGCAAGAAATGCAAAAAAATAGCGATAGTAAAAAAGCTCATTGGGACATAACATTAGTGCATGCTAATGAAGATATAATGAATTGTATTACATGCCATAACCCTAATAATATGGATGATTTAAAAAGCTTAACAGGGAAAAGCATAGATTTTAATAACAGTTATAGATTATGTAGTCAGTGCCATACCAAGCAATTTGATGATTGGAAAGGTGGTGCACACGGAAAACGAATAGCTGGTTGGGCACCACCTAGAGCTTCGTTTACATGTGTAAACTGTCATAACCCACATGATCCACATTTTAAGTCTAAATGGCCAGCAAGATTTAACACTCAAAAGCTGAAAGAAAGAGAGTAA
- a CDS encoding sulfite exporter TauE/SafE family protein translates to MIFDIEHIWLFLLILPIVAFLYASVGHGGASGYLALMALFSFAPETMKPTALLLNVFVAGIAFYHYYKAGYFNRKLFLAFAITSIPMAFIGGVIEVDASIYKKILGVLLIFAILKMLNVFGKESNSIKKVDVWKGLIIGGIIGFFSGLIGIGGGIILTPIILLLHWGKMKEAAAVSALFIWVNSASALIGQISSGVHIASDSFILAGIALAGGFLGSYYGSKKFNNGLLRYLLAFVLIIASIKLIFV, encoded by the coding sequence ATGATTTTTGATATTGAGCACATATGGTTATTTCTTCTCATATTACCAATAGTAGCCTTTTTATATGCTAGCGTTGGTCATGGTGGTGCAAGTGGCTATTTAGCATTAATGGCGCTATTTTCTTTCGCTCCAGAAACCATGAAACCAACTGCTTTATTGTTAAATGTATTTGTAGCTGGCATTGCATTTTATCATTACTATAAAGCGGGTTATTTTAATAGAAAATTATTTCTGGCATTTGCTATAACATCAATACCAATGGCATTTATTGGAGGTGTAATAGAAGTAGATGCCTCTATTTATAAAAAAATATTAGGGGTTCTTCTAATTTTTGCCATTTTAAAAATGCTTAATGTTTTTGGAAAAGAAAGTAATTCCATTAAGAAAGTTGACGTTTGGAAAGGATTAATTATTGGTGGTATTATTGGGTTTTTCTCTGGACTCATAGGTATTGGTGGAGGCATCATTTTAACTCCAATAATTTTGCTGTTGCATTGGGGGAAAATGAAAGAAGCAGCTGCGGTATCAGCGTTATTTATTTGGGTAAACTCCGCTTCAGCCTTGATAGGTCAAATAAGCAGTGGTGTCCATATAGCTTCAGACTCATTTATTTTAGCAGGAATTGCATTAGCAGGAGGTTTTCTAGGAAGCTATTATGGAAGCAAAAAGTTTAATAATGGTTTATTGAGGTACCTGCTAGCTTTTGTATTAATTATCGCATCTATTAAATTAATTTTTGTGTAG
- a CDS encoding molybdopterin-dependent oxidoreductase, translating to MYTSLTNRRSFIKKMAVLSAMTAAATMFPGILFAEEQEKNLPKGGNLDWKKAPCRFCGVGCGVLVGVENGKAVAVKGDPKSPVNKGLCCVKGYHSVMALYGNDRLTKPLIKKNGRYVETSMDEALDLIASKMKETIKDYGKDSVSIYGSGQWTIPDGYAASKLFKGCIGTNNVEANARLCMASAVTGFLTSFGIDEPMGCYEDIDHADVFVLWGNNMAEMHPVLFSRLLDQRLKRGVKIIDFATRTTRTSMAADKSIMFKPQTDLAVANAICYEIIKNGWVNKSFVEKHCNFSKGLTNMGYGLEDNYKFTDKPEKISFEQYKEFLEDYSPEKVEKISGVSAKDIKYMASYYGDPNKKVMSLWCMGMNQHSRGTWINNLVYNIHLLTGKISTPGNSPFSLTGQPSACGTVREVGTLTHKLPHGVVMNKEHREFAAKIWDVPVENIDPKPTYHTVEMFRALDRGDIRFMWIQVTNPMVTMPKLKRYRDGAKKEGRFIVVSDIYPTPTTDIADVILPSAMWIEREGIFGNSERRTQHFEQMVNPPGEAMSDTWQLIEVAKRMGYEKQFYYKEESHIEEIYTEYRKHHDNKKHNMAPLEVLKTQPGAMWPYVDGKETKWRFNAKYDPACSNGEDFHFYGKPDGKAVIWQRPYEPAAEEPDNEYPYWLNTGRVVEHWHTGSMTRRIPVLHKAMPHAYVELNPGDAKRLQIRTGDKVKLTTRRGEIVLPASVNERGVPEPMQVFVPFFDENMLINDITLDSFCPISKEPDYKKCAVNIQKA from the coding sequence ATGTACACCTCTTTAACCAATAGACGAAGCTTTATTAAAAAGATGGCAGTATTGTCTGCAATGACAGCAGCAGCAACCATGTTTCCAGGAATATTATTTGCCGAAGAACAAGAAAAGAACTTACCCAAAGGAGGAAACCTAGATTGGAAAAAAGCACCATGTAGATTTTGTGGAGTAGGGTGTGGTGTTTTAGTTGGTGTTGAGAATGGAAAAGCAGTTGCTGTAAAGGGAGATCCTAAATCGCCAGTAAATAAAGGATTATGCTGTGTAAAAGGATATCATTCAGTCATGGCTCTTTATGGAAATGATAGATTAACAAAACCGTTAATTAAAAAGAATGGGCGCTACGTAGAAACATCTATGGATGAAGCATTAGATTTAATTGCTTCAAAAATGAAAGAGACTATAAAAGATTATGGTAAAGATTCGGTATCTATTTATGGTTCAGGACAGTGGACGATTCCAGATGGTTATGCAGCGTCAAAGTTATTTAAAGGCTGTATAGGAACAAATAATGTTGAAGCCAATGCGCGTTTATGTATGGCAAGTGCTGTTACAGGGTTTTTAACTTCTTTTGGAATTGATGAACCAATGGGATGCTATGAAGATATTGATCATGCTGATGTGTTTGTATTATGGGGAAATAATATGGCAGAAATGCACCCAGTATTGTTTTCTAGATTATTAGATCAACGATTAAAAAGAGGTGTTAAAATAATAGATTTTGCTACAAGAACTACAAGAACAAGTATGGCGGCAGATAAATCTATTATGTTTAAACCCCAAACAGATTTAGCAGTAGCAAATGCAATTTGTTATGAGATTATTAAAAACGGATGGGTAAACAAATCGTTTGTAGAAAAACACTGTAACTTTAGTAAAGGATTAACCAATATGGGCTATGGTTTGGAAGATAACTATAAATTTACTGACAAACCAGAAAAGATAAGCTTTGAGCAATACAAAGAATTCTTAGAAGATTACTCGCCTGAAAAAGTGGAAAAAATATCGGGAGTTTCTGCAAAAGATATTAAGTATATGGCATCATATTATGGAGATCCTAATAAAAAAGTGATGTCTCTTTGGTGTATGGGAATGAATCAACATTCTCGAGGAACATGGATTAATAACTTGGTTTATAACATTCACCTATTAACAGGTAAAATATCAACACCAGGAAATAGCCCATTTTCTTTAACTGGCCAACCAAGTGCGTGTGGTACAGTAAGAGAAGTGGGTACTTTAACACATAAGTTACCTCATGGAGTGGTTATGAACAAAGAACATCGTGAATTTGCTGCAAAAATTTGGGATGTTCCAGTTGAAAACATAGACCCAAAACCAACCTATCATACGGTTGAAATGTTTAGAGCATTAGACAGAGGAGATATACGCTTCATGTGGATTCAAGTCACCAATCCTATGGTAACGATGCCAAAGCTAAAACGGTATAGAGATGGTGCAAAAAAAGAAGGGCGTTTTATAGTTGTTTCTGATATTTATCCCACACCTACAACAGATATAGCAGATGTTATTTTACCTTCTGCAATGTGGATAGAGCGTGAAGGAATTTTTGGAAACTCTGAGCGTAGAACTCAGCATTTTGAGCAAATGGTTAACCCACCAGGAGAGGCTATGAGCGATACATGGCAGTTGATTGAAGTGGCAAAACGTATGGGCTATGAAAAACAGTTTTACTATAAAGAAGAATCCCATATTGAAGAAATATATACTGAATATAGAAAGCACCATGACAACAAAAAGCACAACATGGCGCCTCTAGAGGTTTTAAAAACACAACCAGGAGCAATGTGGCCTTACGTAGATGGGAAAGAAACTAAATGGCGATTTAACGCAAAATACGATCCAGCCTGTAGTAATGGGGAAGATTTTCATTTTTATGGAAAACCAGATGGGAAAGCTGTCATTTGGCAACGACCTTACGAACCAGCTGCTGAAGAGCCTGATAATGAATACCCATACTGGTTAAATACAGGACGTGTAGTAGAGCATTGGCATACGGGATCAATGACAAGAAGAATTCCTGTACTTCACAAAGCAATGCCTCATGCCTATGTAGAATTAAATCCTGGTGACGCAAAACGTTTGCAAATTAGAACAGGTGATAAAGTTAAACTTACCACAAGAAGAGGTGAAATTGTTTTACCAGCTTCAGTAAATGAACGAGGTGTCCCAGAGCCAATGCAGGTTTTTGTGCCATTTTTTGATGAGAATATGCTAATCAACGATATTACTTTAGACTCTTTTTGTCCAATATCTAAAGAGCCAGATTACAAAAAGTGCGCTGTTAATATTCAAAAAGCTTAG
- a CDS encoding molybdenum cofactor biosynthesis protein MoaE gives MTKERKPKNVFKEGAISSEFIAESIAKHQSKTSIGAHNIFLGQVRADDIDGKTVSAIEYTAYEDMANAKFHEIREATFSKFNLTCMHIYHSLGTVKSGEICLFVFVSSPRRKEVFKALEYVVEEIKAKVPVYGKEIFEDSTHQWKVNS, from the coding sequence ATGACAAAAGAAAGGAAACCAAAAAATGTATTTAAAGAAGGTGCTATTTCCTCTGAATTTATAGCCGAATCAATTGCAAAACATCAAAGTAAAACATCTATTGGTGCCCATAATATCTTTTTGGGGCAAGTAAGAGCAGATGATATAGATGGTAAAACGGTGTCTGCTATTGAATATACTGCTTACGAAGATATGGCAAATGCAAAATTTCATGAGATACGAGAAGCCACGTTTTCTAAATTTAATTTAACCTGTATGCATATTTATCATAGTTTAGGTACGGTTAAAAGTGGAGAAATTTGCTTATTTGTTTTTGTATCATCCCCAAGAAGAAAAGAAGTTTTTAAAGCTTTGGAATATGTAGTTGAAGAAATTAAGGCAAAAGTACCTGTTTATGGTAAAGAAATTTTTGAAGATAGTACACATCAATGGAAAGTAAATTCATAA
- a CDS encoding molybdenum cofactor guanylyltransferase: MISKNNITGIILSGGKSSRMGTDKATLLLKEKTFIQYIIEAMKPLVKNIIIVSDNPNHDEFKIERIEDAIKDAGPLAGIYSGLQYSKTDYNLVVSCDVPLITSEVFRLLIKNYEKNYDVIQLMSHQKTMPLTAIYKKTCEQLIKDLLDKSERRVRFAVSQLKTKTITLDDNLASAIININTKEEFDAITN; encoded by the coding sequence ATGATTAGTAAAAACAATATAACAGGCATCATTTTATCAGGAGGAAAAAGTTCAAGAATGGGAACTGACAAAGCCACATTATTGCTAAAGGAAAAAACCTTTATTCAATACATAATTGAGGCAATGAAGCCCTTGGTTAAGAATATAATTATAGTTAGTGACAATCCTAATCATGATGAATTTAAAATAGAAAGAATTGAAGATGCCATTAAAGATGCAGGTCCTTTAGCTGGGATTTATTCAGGATTACAGTATTCAAAAACAGATTATAATCTTGTAGTTAGTTGTGATGTGCCATTAATTACTAGTGAAGTGTTTAGGCTATTAATTAAGAATTATGAAAAAAATTATGACGTAATTCAGTTAATGAGCCATCAAAAAACAATGCCTTTAACTGCCATTTATAAGAAAACATGTGAGCAGCTCATTAAAGATTTGTTAGATAAAAGCGAAAGGAGAGTACGGTTTGCTGTTTCTCAGCTTAAAACAAAAACAATAACACTTGATGACAATTTAGCTTCAGCTATAATAAACATTAATACTAAAGAAGAATTTGATGCAATTACAAATTAA
- a CDS encoding MoaD/ThiS family protein — MQLQIKYFGLTAEITNCNKETIEFSKTLVSELLEELYVKYPSLKQKDFKVAQNHEIVSNSSEITNPEIALLPPFSGG, encoded by the coding sequence ATGCAATTACAAATTAAATATTTTGGTCTTACAGCAGAAATCACTAACTGTAACAAAGAAACCATTGAGTTTTCAAAAACATTAGTATCAGAACTTTTAGAAGAACTTTATGTTAAATATCCTTCGTTAAAACAGAAAGATTTTAAAGTAGCACAAAACCATGAAATTGTTTCTAATAGCAGTGAAATTACAAATCCAGAAATAGCTTTATTGCCGCCATTTTCAGGTGGCTAA
- a CDS encoding LysR family transcriptional regulator has product MKYKIKSRIWIEADDNILLGEGRVTLLKAIEETGSLSKAAKSLKMSYKKAWSLIDALNSRAQKPVITTSIGGKGGGGAKLTTYGKSLVIAFDTINENCWEFLDQEMKKLLYHDF; this is encoded by the coding sequence ATGAAGTACAAAATAAAAAGCCGCATTTGGATAGAAGCCGATGATAATATATTACTCGGAGAAGGACGTGTAACACTGCTTAAAGCCATTGAAGAAACTGGATCATTATCAAAAGCTGCTAAATCATTAAAAATGTCTTATAAAAAGGCATGGTCTTTAATCGATGCTTTAAATTCTAGAGCTCAAAAACCTGTTATTACAACTAGCATTGGAGGCAAAGGTGGCGGAGGAGCAAAATTAACCACATATGGAAAAAGTTTAGTTATTGCTTTTGACACTATTAATGAAAACTGCTGGGAATTTTTAGATCAAGAAATGAAAAAATTATTATATCATGATTTTTGA